In the genome of Deinococcus deserti VCD115, one region contains:
- a CDS encoding metallophosphoesterase — translation MRVYAIADLHLATVTPKPMTVFGPQWAGHPDAIFTQWREMVRPEDLVLLPGDLSWAMRLPDAMTDLAPVAALPGTKVLLRGNHDYWWPTASKLRAALPAGMLAVHNDAVRIGRVVVCGSRGWTTPGYEPLGEEDDRLLRREAERLALSVEAARRIRQPGDRLILMLHYPPASPPYPPNPLTQVIEAAGPDLVVYGHLHGVSPERAMRHVGGIPAYLVAADGLRFRPRLLLDTGMG, via the coding sequence ATGCGTGTCTATGCCATTGCTGACCTACATCTGGCCACTGTGACACCCAAGCCCATGACGGTGTTCGGGCCGCAGTGGGCCGGTCACCCGGACGCCATCTTTACCCAGTGGCGCGAGATGGTGCGGCCTGAGGATCTGGTTCTTCTTCCAGGAGACCTTTCCTGGGCCATGCGGCTGCCGGATGCCATGACAGACCTCGCGCCGGTGGCAGCACTGCCCGGAACCAAGGTGTTGCTCCGGGGCAACCATGACTACTGGTGGCCGACCGCCTCTAAGCTGCGTGCCGCGCTCCCAGCTGGCATGCTGGCCGTACACAACGATGCAGTGCGCATCGGGCGGGTGGTGGTCTGTGGGTCGCGGGGGTGGACTACGCCCGGATATGAGCCGCTGGGCGAGGAGGATGACCGTCTCCTGCGCCGTGAAGCTGAACGCCTGGCCCTGAGTGTCGAAGCAGCGCGCCGCATACGTCAGCCCGGTGACCGCCTGATCCTGATGCTGCACTACCCGCCCGCATCACCCCCATACCCGCCCAACCCGCTGACGCAGGTCATCGAGGCAGCCGGGCCGGATCTCGTGGTGTACGGGCATCTGCATGGGGTGTCTCCAGAGCGGGCCATGCGGCATGTCGGAGGCATCCCGGCTTATCTGGTCGCTGCCGACGGGCTGCGGTTCCGTCCCCGGCTGCTGCTGGACACCGGCATGGGGTAG
- the recX gene encoding recombination regulator RecX, producing MYRARRRARTPGEGEAPGTDTGHPVRPERRTPPTPDEAREALMAYALRALAARAMTASELRAKLERRSEDEALVTAVLERVRELGYQDDTQVARAENSRRGIGAFRVRQTLKRRGVEETLIEDTVAARDPQAEAQEIRNLLERRWSSFARKKDAAASAYAFLARRGYSGALIWPAIREQQAQAGLDVSDVPEEES from the coding sequence ATGTATCGTGCACGCCGCCGTGCCCGCACGCCTGGAGAAGGTGAGGCTCCAGGTACAGACACTGGACACCCCGTCCGCCCAGAGCGCCGCACCCCACCAACCCCGGACGAGGCCCGTGAGGCTCTGATGGCCTACGCCCTCAGGGCACTGGCCGCCAGGGCTATGACAGCATCGGAACTGCGTGCCAAGTTAGAGCGGCGCAGCGAGGACGAAGCGCTTGTGACCGCAGTCCTGGAACGTGTGCGTGAGCTGGGATATCAGGATGACACACAGGTGGCCCGCGCAGAAAACAGCCGGCGTGGTATCGGCGCCTTCCGCGTCAGGCAGACCCTCAAGCGGCGTGGTGTAGAGGAGACCTTGATTGAAGATACGGTGGCTGCGCGCGATCCTCAGGCGGAAGCCCAGGAGATCCGCAACCTGCTGGAGCGCCGCTGGTCTTCGTTTGCCCGAAAAAAGGACGCTGCGGCCAGTGCCTACGCCTTTCTGGCCCGGAGGGGATATTCCGGTGCACTGATCTGGCCGGCAATTCGGGAGCAGCAGGCGCAGGCCGGCCTGGACGTGTCTGACGTGCCTGAGGAGGAAAGCTAG